One region of Mesomycoplasma ovipneumoniae genomic DNA includes:
- the dcm_N gene encoding DNA (cytosine-5-)-methyltransferase N-terminal subunit, which produces MKKITIFEAFAGLGSQLRALKLVGKTLNFEVESLGIIEWYIHAIISYQIINYKVLPPNTKTPIEVIIDQLSSLRLSIDSKNLVSKNYFQKMKEDKLRKIYPYFLKMLKNPALSLSLSLSLSLQE; this is translated from the coding sequence ATGAAAAAAATAACTATTTTTGAAGCTTTTGCTGGTCTAGGATCACAATTGCGTGCGCTCAAATTGGTAGGAAAAACTCTAAATTTTGAAGTTGAATCATTAGGAATTATTGAGTGATATATTCACGCTATTATTTCTTATCAAATTATTAATTATAAAGTCTTACCACCAAATACAAAAACGCCAATAGAAGTAATTATTGATCAACTTTCTTCATTAAGACTTTCAATAGATAGCAAAAATTTAGTGTCTAAAAATTATTTTCAAAAAATGAAGGAAGATAAATTGCGTAAAATTTATCCTTATTTTTTAAAAATGCTCAAAAATCCAGCTCTCTCTCTCTCTCTCTCTCTCTCTCTCTCTCTCCAAGAATAA
- the dcm gene encoding DNA (cytosine-5-)-methyltransferase, with translation MFTYSFPCQDLSTQGLQKGLNPSTRSGLLWQIKRILENNLDNLPKVLLMENVKNLASQKFRAEFNNWINFLKTLGYKSKWKILNSADFGSSQNRQRVFMVSWLTNKKFEWPTPIKHNNNLKKILDFTHQPNEENLASKIFKYQLTNPRITNSRIKKREIINFTKFNSENYIYYPDFFGPTLTASGANSRLKFLIQENYIREINFYESFKYMGFTKHDAHKIYKTNLVQPKSIIFLAGNSISIEVLKALFEKIVLLLEKE, from the coding sequence ATTTTTACTTATTCTTTCCCTTGCCAAGACTTATCGACACAAGGATTACAAAAAGGCCTTAATCCTTCAACAAGAAGCGGGCTACTTTGGCAAATTAAAAGAATTTTAGAAAATAATTTAGATAATTTACCTAAAGTTTTGTTGATGGAAAATGTAAAAAATTTAGCTAGTCAAAAATTTCGAGCTGAATTTAATAATTGAATTAATTTTTTAAAAACTTTAGGCTACAAAAGTAAATGAAAAATTTTAAACTCTGCTGATTTTGGATCATCTCAAAATAGACAAAGAGTTTTCATGGTTTCTTGGTTGACTAATAAAAAATTTGAATGACCAACCCCAATAAAACATAACAATAATTTAAAGAAGATTTTAGATTTTACTCATCAACCAAATGAAGAAAATCTTGCTAGCAAAATTTTTAAATATCAACTAACAAACCCTAGAATAACAAACTCAAGAATTAAGAAAAGGGAAATTATTAATTTTACTAAATTTAATTCTGAAAACTATATTTATTATCCTGACTTTTTCGGACCAACACTTACAGCATCAGGGGCTAACTCTAGACTTAAATTTTTGATTCAAGAAAACTACATAAGAGAAATAAATTTTTATGAGTCCTTTAAATATATGGGTTTTACAAAACATGATGCTCATAAAATTTATAAAACAAATTTAGTTCAACCAAAATCTATAATATTTTTAGCTGGTAATTCAATATCTATTGAAGTTCTAAAAGCACTATTTGAAAAAATTGTTTTGCTTTTAGAAAAGGAGTAA
- a CDS encoding MAG4270 family putative restriction endonuclease, whose protein sequence is MSVTLRWNKLKIKSKHFSRNKDKPQFKGEIFFVYDIESLVIHHFYIEISSCVMSKLVTKSHREAHEQCDINKTRCCYYKKREEFFNSLKQKVVQKDRKFRSKTYNQDDLQTLNDDEIVQLNQLLREPNFLTSIKNFYKFIYGSNPSGELYKPKNAPIILDDEGNFDKNTSYFALFFKHYSDFNNKNNNNEYDGIYKNIYKDNDLLDDKNYFDRFKDAPNNSKLYNVYQLFVKLTSNKLSIESGKKVLADIEEYLSLGQINSLVKKEREKMKNIKIDSINILDLDKQMYLDRAHIFPVERIKDKIVKLVNRENHNLTTSDKVKYFLKKITEAHNLIALDKTSHSQFDRNKFTWDSNNGKLVINCCNSPQPCNHISNEITDLPKEKITRDILDNLYLRNSIVKNKSGQKKLTLF, encoded by the coding sequence ATGAGTGTAACTTTGAGATGGAATAAATTAAAAATTAAAAGCAAACACTTTTCAAGAAACAAAGATAAACCACAATTTAAAGGGGAAATATTTTTTGTTTATGATATTGAAAGTTTAGTAATTCATCATTTTTATATTGAAATTAGTAGTTGTGTCATGTCTAAATTAGTAACTAAAAGTCATAGAGAAGCCCATGAACAATGCGATATTAATAAAACAAGATGTTGCTATTATAAAAAAAGGGAAGAGTTTTTTAATAGTCTTAAGCAAAAAGTTGTTCAAAAAGATAGAAAATTTAGATCTAAAACTTACAATCAAGATGATTTACAAACCTTAAATGATGATGAAATTGTACAGTTAAATCAACTATTACGAGAACCAAATTTTTTAACCTCAATTAAAAATTTTTATAAATTTATCTATGGTTCCAACCCAAGTGGAGAATTATATAAACCTAAAAATGCTCCTATTATTTTAGATGATGAGGGAAATTTTGATAAAAATACCAGTTATTTTGCACTCTTTTTCAAACATTATTCTGATTTTAATAATAAAAATAATAATAATGAATATGATGGTATTTATAAGAATATTTATAAGGATAATGATTTATTAGATGATAAAAATTATTTTGATAGATTTAAAGATGCTCCTAATAATTCAAAACTTTACAATGTTTATCAATTATTTGTAAAACTCACTAGCAATAAATTAAGTATAGAAAGTGGCAAGAAAGTTTTAGCAGATATTGAAGAGTATTTATCATTAGGTCAAATTAATTCTTTAGTAAAAAAAGAAAGAGAAAAAATGAAAAATATTAAGATAGATTCTATTAATATTCTTGATTTGGATAAACAAATGTATTTAGACAGGGCACATATTTTCCCAGTTGAAAGAATTAAAGATAAAATAGTAAAACTAGTAAATAGGGAAAACCATAATCTTACCACTAGCGATAAAGTAAAATACTTTCTTAAAAAAATCACAGAAGCTCATAATTTAATAGCTTTAGATAAAACTTCACATAGTCAGTTTGATAGAAATAAATTTACATGAGATTCCAATAATGGAAAATTGGTGATTAACTGTTGCAACTCACCACAACCATGCAACCATATATCTAATGAAATTACCGATCTTCCAAAAGAAAAAATTACTCGTGATATTTTAGATAATCTCTATTTAAGAAATTCTATAGTAAAGAATAAATCAGGACAAAAAAAATTAACACTTTTTTAA